Within the Candidatus Hydrogenedentota bacterium genome, the region GTACTGCCACACTCGTGGGCGACCCGCCCAACATTTTGATCGGTTCGCGGGGCGGCTTGTCGTTCAACGCTTTTTTGCTGCATCTGACGCCCATCGTCATCCTGTCGTGCGTGGTCGTTTTCTTGTTCATTTTCCTGTCGCAGCGTAATCGTTTAAAAACGACGGGCGCATTGCGTGCGCGCATTATGAAAGCCCATCCATCGAAAGCGATTCTGGATCCCTGGCGCTTGAAGCGTGGCTTAATCGTCTTTTCCTTTATTCTTGCCGGCTTCAGCATGAGCCATGTTTTAAATTTACAGCCCGGTATTATTGCTCTTTCCGGCGCTTTGATTATGGTGGTCTACACAAAAAGTGATTTGCGCGCCGCCATGGAAAAAGTGGAATGGGAAACGATTCTCTTTCTCATGGGCTTATTCATGTTGGTCGGCGCTCTGGAGCATAACGGTTTATTTGAAAAGATCGCGCACGTTTTGTTTGGTGTGACCCGTGGGCATTTATATGCCACCGCCTTGGCGGTGCTGTGGGTGTCCGCCCTTTTATCTGCGTTCTTTGGCAATATTCCTGTTGTCATTGCCCTGATTCCCTTGGTAAATTCTCTGATAAGCTCCATGCAAGATCTTCTTAACCTCCATCAAACACCGGAGTTTATGACGATGCATGTTGCCTATCCTTTGTGGTGGGCCCTTGCCTTGGGCGCTTGTTTCGGCGGTAACGGAACGATCTTCGGCGCCGCTGCCAACGTGGTAACAGTTCAAATTGCCAAACGTAATGGCTACCGCATTTCCTTTGGCGATTTCCTCAAATACAGTATCCCCATCACCTTGCTTACCCTAGTGTTATCGAGCATTTATATTTATGTGCGCTATTTTGCTTTTTCTCCCGTGTGATCTTTTGAACAAAAGTTTTCAAATGCCCCACAGATGATATCCTTTCTTTCCCGTATCGTCTCCTTTATTTACGGGAAATATTGCACGTAAACTTTTCGCCTTCTCCCTCCATTTTTTTCTGCGCCAGAAAAGCATACCGCTATTTGTGTATCATAGTTCCTGTTTGTTGCCTTTGGAGCGCGTGCTTGCGCTGTACATCATCTAAGAAATGGAAGGTAAGGATAGCTATGAATGCTTTTTTGAAATGGACAATGCTCTGCTTGTTAGTTCTGGGGACAGGGACTGTTGCGGTTTACGGCGCTGACCTCGAAAACGTGAATTATCAAATTCAGCTGGATACAGTGAGTTCCGGTTTTGATAAAGTCACCTGCTGGGTTCACCCCCGCGCCGGAGCCATTCCCGGCGAAACGCCCATTGTAGTCATGACCATGCAGAAATTGCTTTTAAGTGGTTCCGATGTATTTTATGCTTTAAACGAAATGCGCACGGACGATTTGGGCAGTCATTGGATCGGACCCATCGAACAGGGTACTTTAGGCCGCAGACAAGAAGAATCCTTGGTTTCGGTCATTTGTGATTTTACGCCGAAGTGGCACGCCGCTACGGGAAAATTATTGGGTACCGGTCATGAAGCCCGTTACGATGGAGATAAATTAGCCGGTGAATATCATCGTTCCACAGCCTACGCTTGGTATGATCAAAACAAATGGGTTTGGTCGTCGTGGCGTTCCTTGGAAATGCCGGATGATCCAAAATTTTTTAGTTCCGGTGCCGGCTGCACCCAACGTGTCGATCTTCCCAATGGCGATATTCTGTTGCCCATTTATTTTAAGGCGAAAGGGGAAAAGAGTTCAGCGGCCACGGTGCTGCGTTGCCGGTTCGACGGCGAGACACTACAGTATGTGGAACACGGGAATGAAATGACTGTTCCCGACCCCCGCGGATTGGGAGAACCCTCCTTATGTTTCTTCAATAACCGTTTTTATTTGACCTTGCGCAATGATGTGAAAGGCTATGTAACACGCAGTGATGACGGGCTCCATTTCGAAGAGCCCCGGCCGTGGTGTTTTGATGACGGCAGTGAATTGGGCAGTTACAATACGCAGCAACATTGGGTTACCCACAAGGACGCGCTCTTTTTGGTATATACCCGACGTGACCCCGAGTATGATCATGTATTCAGACATCGCGCGCCTTTACGCATGGCTCAAGTGAATCCTGACACGATGCAGGTTATTCGTGATACTGAACGTAACCTCATCCCGTCACGGGGCGCACGTCTGGGCAATTTTGGGGTGGCGGAGATCAACGAAAAAGAGACATGGGTAACCGTTGCTGAATGGATGCAGCCCCTTGGCTGTGAAAAATATGGTTCCGACAATGCCGTTTATGTTGCCCGTATTCTGTGGGAAGACTAAGTGCAGCCATAGCCTTTGGGGCTTGACTGCAGAGTATACATGGAGTACTATCATAAATTAACAACATATTTTGGCGTGAAGATGCATTTGTTGAAATGCTCTTTAAATCTTCACTCCATGGAGCGCCGCCGTTCATAACGGATGAGTCGCTCTTTCGTGATATACAACCGGAAAAGGAAACAATTATGAGCAATGACAATGACCTTAAAAAAGACGCTTCTCTTGTTTCACGACGAAACTTCATGGGCCGCAGCGGCGCAGGCTTTCTAGGATTGGGGCTGTTGCCTGCGTTGGCTTTGGCGGCAGGCGACGGCGATAACAATGAGCCTGCGAACTTTGCCGTGAACCATGGGCCCCTCGTGCAATCACCGGGTTCCGGCGAAGTAACGGTTACATGGCATACTAATAAGAAAGCCACCGCCAAGGTATTGTACGGTGAGGATGGTAAATTGGACCGCGTAGCCGTGACCAGTATCAACGGATTGATTCCCAATGACAGTACCTGCCACGCTGTGCGGCTCACCGGTCTCACACCGGGCAAAGCATTTCAATACCGCTTGGTTTCCCGCGAATTTAAGGGCTATGTAACGCCTTACCGTGTACAGCATGGCGATACCATTGAAAGCGACGTCTATAGCTGTACGCCCCTTGACCCGAATAAAGAGCGCTTTTCTTTTGTCATGTGGAACGATATTCATGATGACGCGAACCGCCTTGAAAGCATGTTCAATGATGTGGTTTGGGATGACATTGATTTCGTGGTATTAAACGGCGATATTGTCAATGACTTTGTGAAAGACAAACAGTTTTTCCACGCCTTCTATGACATCTGCGCGCGCAAATTTGGCGCTTCCATTCCAACCGTCTATGTCCGCGGCAATCACGAAACGCGGGGCGCTTGGGCGCGTCGCTTCCAAGAATATGTGCCGGGAAGGGACGGACGTACCTACTATTCTTTTGACCATGGCGGTATCCATTTTCTCGCCTTGGATACAGGCGAAGACAAGGAAGACAACCACAAAGAATATGCCGATCTTATAGAGTTTGATTCATTTCGTGCAGAACAAACAGCGTGGCTGAAGGAAGACCTGAAAAGTGAAGCCGCCCGTAATGCCAGATTTACCATTGCACTGACCCATCAGCCTACTCCGTATTTGGGCGATTCCATTTTCGGCTGCCGGGAAGTAGGGCGTTTGTGGCAGCCTCTTATTAATGAAGCGGGCGCTAAACTATGGCTCAGTGGTCACATGCACCGGTACAAATGGTGTGAACCGGGTGAAGATGGCGACAATGTTTTTCATGCCATGACCAATCCCGTGGATGCAACTGTTCGCGTTGATGTGTCGCCCGACGAGCTGCATGTAAAGGTCATTAAACTTGGCGGCGAGATACTCCGTGATGAACGCATCCCCCGTTAACAGTCTTCTCTCTCCCT harbors:
- a CDS encoding exo-alpha-sialidase yields the protein MNAFLKWTMLCLLVLGTGTVAVYGADLENVNYQIQLDTVSSGFDKVTCWVHPRAGAIPGETPIVVMTMQKLLLSGSDVFYALNEMRTDDLGSHWIGPIEQGTLGRRQEESLVSVICDFTPKWHAATGKLLGTGHEARYDGDKLAGEYHRSTAYAWYDQNKWVWSSWRSLEMPDDPKFFSSGAGCTQRVDLPNGDILLPIYFKAKGEKSSAATVLRCRFDGETLQYVEHGNEMTVPDPRGLGEPSLCFFNNRFYLTLRNDVKGYVTRSDDGLHFEEPRPWCFDDGSELGSYNTQQHWVTHKDALFLVYTRRDPEYDHVFRHRAPLRMAQVNPDTMQVIRDTERNLIPSRGARLGNFGVAEINEKETWVTVAEWMQPLGCEKYGSDNAVYVARILWED
- a CDS encoding metallophosphoesterase family protein, whose product is MSNDNDLKKDASLVSRRNFMGRSGAGFLGLGLLPALALAAGDGDNNEPANFAVNHGPLVQSPGSGEVTVTWHTNKKATAKVLYGEDGKLDRVAVTSINGLIPNDSTCHAVRLTGLTPGKAFQYRLVSREFKGYVTPYRVQHGDTIESDVYSCTPLDPNKERFSFVMWNDIHDDANRLESMFNDVVWDDIDFVVLNGDIVNDFVKDKQFFHAFYDICARKFGASIPTVYVRGNHETRGAWARRFQEYVPGRDGRTYYSFDHGGIHFLALDTGEDKEDNHKEYADLIEFDSFRAEQTAWLKEDLKSEAARNARFTIALTHQPTPYLGDSIFGCREVGRLWQPLINEAGAKLWLSGHMHRYKWCEPGEDGDNVFHAMTNPVDATVRVDVSPDELHVKVIKLGGEILRDERIPR